The following is a genomic window from Actinomadura sp. WMMB 499.
GGTGATGAGGACGTTCTCTTCGGGTTTCTCCGGGAAGTCGCCCGCGGCGACGATGCGTCCCGCTCTGCCGGACTCGCCGACGCCGGAGTCGGCGTCGGAGATGTCGTTGGTGCCGGCGGCGGTGCCCAGCCCCAGGCAGAGGGCGGCGAACAGGATCCACAGCCCGACGGCCGACCAGGGGTGGGCGGCGCTCCATCGTGCGACCCGTACCGTGACGGGCCTCTTCGCGTCCTTCATGCTTTGGACGCTAGGTTCGGCGGGCCTCGGGCCGTCATGAGGCGGACCGCACGGTTTCCGCCGGGAACCTCACCCCCGAACCTGCGGTTTTCCGCAGGTTCGGGGGTGTGAGCAGGCTTTACCAGGGGCCGTACGGGCCCTGCCGGGTGCCGCCGCGGCCCCCGTTGCGCTTCTTGAACGGGGCGACGGCCGGACGGACGTCGGCGAGGTAGATCGCGGCGCCGATGAACGCGGCGACCGGCAGGATGCCGAGCAGCAGCCCGATGGGGCTGGCGCCGAGTGCGGCGGGGGCGACGGCGTAGGCCATGCCGACGACCGCGCAGACGATCGTGATGATCGTCCACAGCTTCTTGCTCTGCTTGCTGGCCGCCGCGTAGGCGTTCTGCGGGACGGTGAGCGCGTCGAGCAGCGCCCACGCCTCCATCGCGAAAGCGATGATCAGCAGCAGCCAGAAGAAGTAGTCGAGGATGTTGAAGCCCGCCATCGTGATCAGCGCTCCTGCTCGTCTCGGACGGCGGCTCCACGCCGCGCACACGCGTTCATCGCCACCAACACTATTCGTCCCTGCAAGAGGGACGACAGAGCCCGGCCGGGTGTTCCCGGCCGGGCCCGTTCGCGTGCGCCCCCGATCCGTCGGGTCAGGAGCCGGTCTTCTTCGCGGTGGTCTTGCGCTTGGGCTGCGCGGTGCGCGCGGCGCGCGGCTTCGCCTCGGTGATCTCGGCGACCTCGGCGGCCTCGCGGTGGACGACCTTGCGGCCGCGCTCGGCGAGCTCGTCGATGAAATCGGCGGCCCGGCTGCCGAACGTCGTCGCGTACCCGACGGCCGCGCCGGGCAGGTCCTTGGCGTCCACGCGCCCCTGGACCTCGCCGCGGTAGCGCTCCACGGTCTCGCGGAACTGCCCGCCGTAGCGGTACACGGTCTCGCGGACCTCGCCCTGGTACTTCTCCGCGACCTCGCGCGCCCGGGTCATCTGCTCGGGCATCTCGCGGATCTTCTCCACCGCGAAGTCGCCGGCGCCGGCCACGGTGTAGACGGCCTTGTTCTCTCGCAGGTTGCCGGCCAGCGTCATCCGACCTCTTCCTTTCCGTTCTGCTCGTGGACTTCGTGCCCGCGGTCGGCGTCCGGTTCCGGTTCCGGTTCCGGGTCGTCCCCGGTCCCGTCCCGGACGCCGTCGAGCACTCCGGTGGCTTCGTTCTCCTTGAGGAACGACGCGTAGATGTCCAGAAGGACCTGCTTCTGCCGTTCGGTGAGGAGGAGGTCGGCCCGGACGGCGGCCTGCACATCGGTGTCGGCCTCCCGGTCCTCGAGGATCCCGGCCTGCACGTACAGCGCCTCGGCGGAGATCCGCAGCCCCTTGGCGATCTGCTGCAGGATCTCGGCGCTCGGCTTGCGCAGGCCGCGCTCGATCTGGCTCAGATACGGGTTGGAGATCCCCGAGACGTCCGCGAGCTGGCGCAGCGAGATCTTCGCCCGCGTGCGCTGCTCCCGGATGTACTCCCCGATCGAGCCGACCTTCGAACTCGCCATGTCTCCACCCTGCGTCATGGTGCTTGCAATTGCAAGCAGGCTAGCTAGCACTCCTCGCGTGAGTCCCCTCACACGGTCCGTGACGGCATAGTAGACAGAACGGGATGATCTGGCTCAGAAGTTCCAGTCGGAGGGCTCAGAGGTTCTGGGTGGAGTAGCTGTCGTGCTCGCTGAGCAGCTTGTCCAGGCGGGCCTGGTCGACGCGGCCGACGAGCGACTGCGTCTCCTGCCGGTCCCGGACGCACTTGGCCAGCGTGAACGTGGACGTGATGACGTAGAGCACGCCGAGGGCGAGGAACGCGCGCACCCACTCGTCGACCGGCAGGTACAGGACGCCGAGGACGACGGCGACGCTGGAGACCACGAACGAGATCGCGGCCTGGACGAAGAACGCGGTGGTGCCCGCGGGCGCGGGAGGCGATGAACGTGTCGTCATACGCCGAGTCTGCGGACCGGACGCGTCCGGTGCATGAGTACAGGTGCTCATGTAGTGCCGGGTAAAGCCCCCTGGGCGGTCAGTCGACCTCGCTGGCCGGGACCGTCCAGGTGTTGCAGACCGCGAGGCCCGCCCCCTCAACGCCTGCGCCCTCAACCCCTGCGCCCTCGAATCCGGTGACGACCCAGCCCGCGTAGTTGCGGCCCG
Proteins encoded in this region:
- a CDS encoding helix-turn-helix domain-containing protein is translated as MASSKVGSIGEYIREQRTRAKISLRQLADVSGISNPYLSQIERGLRKPSAEILQQIAKGLRISAEALYVQAGILEDREADTDVQAAVRADLLLTERQKQVLLDIYASFLKENEATGVLDGVRDGTGDDPEPEPEPDADRGHEVHEQNGKEEVG
- a CDS encoding DUF2516 family protein, whose amino-acid sequence is MAGFNILDYFFWLLLIIAFAMEAWALLDALTVPQNAYAAASKQSKKLWTIITIVCAVVGMAYAVAPAALGASPIGLLLGILPVAAFIGAAIYLADVRPAVAPFKKRNGGRGGTRQGPYGPW
- a CDS encoding YiaA/YiaB family inner membrane protein; the encoded protein is MTTRSSPPAPAGTTAFFVQAAISFVVSSVAVVLGVLYLPVDEWVRAFLALGVLYVITSTFTLAKCVRDRQETQSLVGRVDQARLDKLLSEHDSYSTQNL